GCGGCGCAGTATGCGATTTGTCCTTCGTCCAGAAATAGATCCGGAAGAAATTGAACGCCGCCAGATCAGGACCATTGTCGCCATTGGATTCCGCTGCATCGGACCAGTTGAGCGTAAGCTCATTCCAGCCGCTTTTCAGGTTGGGGATCATAGGCCCGAGATTCCAGGAATATTCCTTTTTATCGGATTCACCGGAGCTGGTCAGCTCGATCTGTCCATCATCTTTCAGCAGGCTAACGTCAGACAAATAGAACCAGAATTTGAATTGTCCGGTGGCCTTTGTAAGACCGGCATTCACAGCAGTGGGACGTTTGTAGATGAAGTGCATATAATCTTCATTCAAAGCAATAGCGGATTTCAGGCTGGCTTCCCCTTCTTTCTTATTGGTCTTATCAACCGACTTGGGACCAACGATCTCCCAATTCGTGTCTGCATCACAGTTAGCGAACAGTTCGTTCACTTTGGGTCTTGCGCGTACTTTGATATCGTCGATCGCCACTACCATATCAGGATGGGCCTTGTCTTTTGTGAATAGATAGATCCGGAAGAAATCCAGTTTGCTAAGGTCGGGTCCGCCGTCGCCAGAGATATCAGCCTTGGCGAAGTCCAGTTTCATTTCATTCCAGTCGGGTTTCAAGTCGGGAATCAATGATGGCGCAAGGTTCCAGGCATATTCTTTTTTATCAGACTCTTTGGAACTGGTGAGCTCGATCTGCCCATCCATTTTGAGTAATGAAGGATCGCCTATATACAACCAGAAAACCAACTGACCTGTTTCGCGCGTGAGTTTGGAATCGATCGAAGTTGGGCGGCGCTTGATAAAATGTGCATAGTCCTCATTGGTATTGATAGCCGTTTTCAGACTGGCATCTCCTTGTTTCTTATTGCCTTTGTCAACGGCTTTTGGTCCGGTGATCTCCCAGTCTGTATCAGCTTCACAGGGATCGAATTCCACGAGTGTAGGATCAGGCGGAGGGCCGGGATCAACAGGAGTGGGTTTAACACCACTGGTATCCCGCGATGAATAGTCATCAGCTTTCTGGCAGCCTGCAATGGCCAGCCCCAGCAGGAGCAGGTATACTGCCATGATCGGTTTGAAATATTTCATTTCGTATCAGTTTGAGTTTACGAATAACGTTTACTGTTAGTTACGAACCGGTTTGGCGCGGGAATAGCCCGATGCGCCATGGAACCAATTAGCACCCTGGCCGGTGAGCCAGAGATAATAATCGGATGTAAGCTCATTTTCGATGCCCACGAATTTCAGCCCGGCATCCCCGTTCAGCGGTGTGTTCTTTTCCAGCGCTGTTTTGAAGATGGCCGTGCCTTCATCGATCTCATCGAACATGGCCACATAAAGTGATTGCGCGCCTGCATCCTTTGCACCGAAGATCTGCTGCCAGAGGAAATCCCCTTTCAGCCTCGGTATCTGGTGATAGATGGTTGGATCCTTGTGCATATTGCCCCAACTGAAGCCGGGGAATACAAGCGGCACATAATCCACCTTATTGGTCTTGCACCACTGGATATCATCGTACACATTGCGGGCATTGTACTGCTGCGAATTGAACCGGCCTACCGCCCAGGGCATCACGATATCGCATTTTTTGATCAGCTCATGGAGTGCAGATGATTTTTCTGTATCAGAACCAAGTGTACGCCAGTAATAAGGCACACCCAGCATCACGGCATATTTGTTCTCTTTACCCTTGATACTGTCTACCAGTTTGCTCACATCGGCGATGGAATATTTCCTTCCATCATTGAAGCCCACACCCCAGATGGTGACCAGAGGCTTGCCATTGTGATAGAGATAGGCAGGTTGCTTCTTATTATTGTTGAGCCCGTACAATTGTTGCAGTTCTCTCCAGTCTTCCACCAGGTAATGCATATCGGAAGATGATGAGCCGCTGAGATCATACATCACGCTGATAGCGCGACGGTATTTAGTGGCTGCTTTCAAAGCATGTCCCAATACTGTATTGAAATGCCTTTTACCGGAGGGATTGGTCGCTTTCACTTCGCCAAGGAAACGCTGCATGTGCACGCCATCGATGCCGTAGTCTTTCATCCATTTGAAATGGAGGTCCACGCTTTCATCATCGAATGGACTGTACAGGTACGCGTTTGTTCCGTCAGCGAATTTGAAAGGCGACTTATATCGCTTAGTGTACTCCGTTATATCCGGCCAGAAATCGACATTGGTATTGCCGGGATAGAATCCTCCATGTCCCTGGTAGTGGTACCAGCCACGATTGCTTCCATCTCCTTCGGCGGCAAACCAGCCCTGGTAACCGGCCATCACCAGTTTGTTGTAAGATTTGAAGAACAAGCCGGTGGTGTCATATGCTTGCCCCATGACGGCCGGCTTGTCTTCTTTCCCTTGTTCTACATTGCTCTTCGAGCATAGCGCCAGCATTGGCGCTATGCCCAGCAAAGCCAATGTGAGTTTCCTTATCATTTTTGATCAACTTTAATTTGGATGATATTGCTCAGGTTGGAGCTCTTGTAACTGTCGTTGTAACGAACCCCCACACGCACATAGAAGATCCTTCCCGGTAAAAGGCCCTCGATGGTGATCTCAGGCGATTTATCCGCCGGGGTCATATCAGCCCATTCTTTATTGACTGTGATCTTCTTCATGTCTGAGAACTCGTAGATCGAAGCGCCGGGCCCTACCATGCTGGTAGTATTGAGGTATGGCTGGATCTCCGTGATCGTAGGCATACCTGCTTCCACCGGAGCGCTGATATCGAACCGCAGTTTCAATGTGGTGGTATCCAGCTGCACGGTGAAATTGTTGATCTCGGTATAAGGCGTCAGCTCAAAATCCTGTTTAGTACCGCCGCTGATATCGATCTCGATGGGCAATACCGGCCAGAAAGCGCCACCATAGGGTGTTACGCGGTAATGACCTCCGAACAGTTTCGAGTTCTTGTAGGTGCCGTCGATCTTACTGGGTATTTCCTGTGGCGCAGGTGTTTCACTCCAGCTCAACTGTTCCAGCTTTACCTGTATGCTACCGGTAGCTGTCTGAAAGTTGTTCTTGGTGCCTGCCACAAAGAAGTTGCCTTCCAGTGAAGCATTGGGGCCATCGAGATTATCCTTCTTCAGGCAGGAAGTGAATCCCAATACCATCAGGAGGCCGGCCATTGTTATCAACTGTTTCATATCTCGTAGCATTTGATATTAGTAATTAGGATTGTTGGGATAGAGATTCGGATTCTTTGCCAGTTCTCCCCCGGGTATTGGTTCGTAATAAGCTCTCTTCTCGAAATTGTAATTCCTGCCGAAGGTTTCCTGCTCCCTGAGCATGATGAATTTTTTCTCGTCATACACATAGTATGGCAACAGTCCTTTGAAGCGCTGGTTGTTGAGGATCACATCGGCAGTGCGCCAGCGGCGGATATCCCACCAGTAATGGTTCTCGAATGCCAGCTCTTTGCATCTTTCGTTCCTGACGGATTCTACGGTTACCTCTCCCTGTGAGAGCGTAGCGCCGCCACCCCTGGTGCGGAGCAGATTGATGCAGTTCATCGCATCTTCTGTTTTACCGGTCTCAACAGCAGCTTCCGCGCGGTTGAGCAGCACTTCGGCATAGCGGAATTCTATCCAGTGCGTAGTGCTGGTAAAGAGCCCCACTTCAGATTGCGGACGCCTGAAATCGATATACTTCCTAACGTAGAAGCCTGTGCGCGTCCACTGATCGGTGGAAGTGGAAATGCCGGTCATACCGATGATCTGCATCTCATCATTGTATTTGGCATCCTGACCGGAAGCGGTAAACATGTTGCGTTGGTTATCGGGCTTTGCAACTTCTGCCGCTGCAGTTCCGGAAAAAGAAGGATAGATCCCGCGACGCACATCAAACTTCAGCCCGCGCAATGTGGTGCCGGGGAAGTATACAGTGGCCAGCAGGCGCGGCTCCAGGCCCTGCGTAAGCGTTACCACATCATCGTAGCGTTTGGGTGTACCGTCTGGGTTGATCACATTCAACACACCCCAGCGCTCCACCAGCTCCAGTGTGGGATAAGCCCGGCTCAATCCATCGGCTGTCATGAAACGCGGAGAAAATGTTGCATCCCAGCTATGCGCATTATTTCCGGGAACGGAATAATCACGTACGAGGATATTTTCCGGACTGTTATTATCCAGGAAGGTCATTACATAATTGAGTTCTTTGTCGCCCTCTTTCTGATAGAGACTGTATTTTGCTTCCAGGAGTTTGGCTGCTTCCCATGAGCGGTTGAAAAAGTCTTCCGCCTTATCGGCAGGAATTCCAACAAATCCCTGGGCTCTTGCATCGCCTTCCACAAAATTGAGTGAACCGTATTTGGCGATGGAACCTGCATACAACATGGCCCTTGACTTGAGTGCTGCCGCCGCATATTTGTTGGCGCGGCCACTCACGCTGGTTTCAGGCATCATGCTCCAGGCTTTGTCGAGGTCTTCTGCAATGAAGTTCCAGCATTCTTCTTCCTTGTTGCGCGGTACCTGTAGTTCTTCCACTGTTTGCTGCGGAAAATTCTGCACTACTGTGATGTAGGGAATGCCGCCATATCTTTTCACGAGTGCGAAATAATAATAGGCCCTGAGAAAATAGGCTTCACCCAGGAGTTCATTCACTTTGTTGCCTACATATTTGTCTGAATACCTGGGAAGGGTCTCTATGAAATAGTTCACAGCGCGGATATCGGCATAGGGCCAGTATCCGAAGCCACCGGCAAAATCCAGTCCGCCCCAGGGGCCTACCATTTCACCACATCCGGCGCCGAGATGCCAGAAATGTTCCCATTCGTGGTGGAGATTGAATCCCCATCCATCGCGGCCGGCGGGCCTGTAAGAGAAATCTTCGATTGGCAGTTTCCGGTAAACCTGTGCCAGGTATGTATTGATCCCTGCCTCGCTGCCGAAGATCTGATCGTCGTTCAGCACGTTCACCGGCTTGATGTCCAGCTTATGGCAGGAACTCACTGCCAGCAGCAGCGCGATGAGTGTGCAATAGAATTTATGTAAGGTTTTCATCCGTAATATTTTTCGTTGTATCAAAAAGTGATGCTCGCACCTACGTTGAAGGTCCTGTTCAGCGGATATTTGTATCCACCCAAACCATATTGGAAACCTGCATCGGGTTGCTGACCAGGATGCTCGGGATCACTGTTCCTGAGTTTGGTAAATGTGAGCAGGTTGTAGGCATTCACATAGAATCTGCAGTTCTTCATGCTGATCCTTTTCAGCAGTGATTGCGGAAGCGTATATCCCAGCTCGATAGATTTGAGCCGAACATAGGAACCATCCTGAACGGCTTTCGTTCCTTCAGGCTTTGGCGAGCCCATGGCAGGATATTTTCCGGGCACCCATTTTGTATTCGGATCAAACACATTATCATCTGGATTTACTGTATGCCAGCTGTTGAGGAACTGCGTGAGGGCGCTGCGGTCGTACATAAGCGGTTCCAGGAACTGCTCTTCGTACATGATGTTCACACCGGTAACGCCTGCAAAGAGTGCAGAGAAATCGATCCCCTTCCAGGTAACGCCGATGGTCAGGCCAAAATTCACGAGGGGGATATCCCTGGTAGCGATGGGATGGTCATCCCTTCCATCAATCACACCATCTTCATTCCAGTCCTGGTAGTAATAATCACCGGGGATCACATTGTTGTTACCGCCACCGGTGTTCACTTTATGATTGTAGATCTGCTCATAGCTGGTGAACTGGCCTGCATAATCCTTACCCCACCAGATATTGGTGAAGCGGTTGCTGCGCTGGCTTTTCCAGTTCTCAAATTCATTGCCGGCACGGCCCTGGATCACATCGAGCATTTGTGTGCGCGCCTGACTGAAGTTACCAGTGATATTGATACCGAAATCGTTGATGCGGTTACGATGGGTGAGTTGAAGCTCCCATCCCTGCGTTCTGTCGCTATCAAGGTTTTCCTGCGCCAGCTCGATACCTGCAGTTCCTGGAATGGCCACAGTTTTGCGGGCAGGCAATCCTTTACGGTCGCGTCTGTACACTTCGGCCACTACATCAAGTTTGCCATTGAGGGTGGTGAACTCCAGCCCGATATTGGAAGTATGTGCGGTGAACCAGGTAAGATTAGGGTTAACGGCATCACGCATGGCAGAACCTTTTATGAACTGGCCATTGAAAAGATAGCCGTAGATACTGTTGTCATTTGGATTGATGGTAGGATAGTTGAAACCATCTATGTATTGAAAGCCTGTGGTGCCATCATCACCGGTGATACCATAAGAGCCCCTGATCTTCAGGTTGGAGATGTATTTGGGATTCACCAGTTTGTCAAACCAGGGCTCGCGGCTCACTACCCAGCCTGCAAAGAAACCAGGAAAGAAGCCCCACTGGTTAGCGCCGGGTTTGTATTTGTTGGAGCCGTCGTAGCGGAAGGTGAATTCAGCCAGGTACTTGCCCCTGAAATCGTAGGTAGCGCGACCAACCACCGCCTGTGTCACCACTTCGCTTACCCCATTGGGATAGGTGCTTCCTTTTTCTTTTTCATCTTCTCCACCGAACAAATAATCCACGGGCAGCAGCATATTGCGGCTGGCAAAAATATTATCACCCTTTGAATAGCTTTCCTCGAACAATGCCATAGCCGTAACATTGTGATCACCGGCGAAAGTATTCGCGTAGTTCAATCCCAGTTGTGAAAGGGTAGACTGGTTGTTGTAATACTGCCTGAGCAGGTTGGGAGGATTGTTGACAGTGGAGGCGTGATACACATCAAGATCCGGTTCGTAAGTGTAGAGCGTGTATGATTTCTTGTACTCGGAATTGTCGTCGATATTGTAGCCGTAGTTAAACATGCCTCTTGCTTTCAGTCCTTTTACATAAGGGATATCGTATTCGAGACTGAGCTGTGCCTGGATATTCTTCTGTGTTCTTTTCCTGAAGCCCACCTTATCAGCATCGGTGATCACCAGTGGATTGGCATTATCATCTATCACGGAAGGATAGAGCGGATTGCCATTGGCGAAGGCCTGTTTGATGGGGATCATACTCCAGGTGTACTTGAAGAGTGTCCACATTTCCTGGTAGGGCTGGTATTTCTCATCTATATGTCCGCTCACCAGCGCCTGTGCACGCAGGCCATTGGTGATCTTCAGGTTGATATTGGAGCGGAAATTATAGCGGTTGTAATTGATATCGTTTGTTTTCAGTACGCCATCCTGTTTCATGTAACCTACGTTGAAGAAGTAGGAAGCTTTGTCTGTACCGCCGCTGATATTGAGATTATGCTGAACCTGCGGAGCAGTTTTGTTGAAAGTGGAACCGATCCAGTCGGTAGCCTGGAATCGCCCTTCCATCCAGGGGAGCATGTCTTCATAAGAATAAGCAGGCTTCACATTGCTGATGAAGTTGTTGGCGAAGGCGCGTTTTGCTTTTTCGTTAGACAACATCATGAAGTCCAGCGGTCCAACACCTTCAGGCATGCCGAGAAATTGCTGGAGGGCGAGGTTCACTGAGTAATTGATATCGAACTTGCCGTTCCTGTTCCCTTTTTTGGTGGTGATGAGGATCACACCATTGGCGGCCCGCACCCCGTAAACGGCGGCGGCAGCGTCTTTGAGCACAGAGATGCTTTCGATCTCGTTGGGGTCCATCTTTTCAAAACCACCGCGGGGAACGCCATCGATCACTACCAGTGGGGCAGAACCGAAACCGCGGATATCGTAGGTGTTCTCGTATCCGCCTGGCTCGGCAGTACGCTGCACCATCCGGAGACCGGGGATCTTACCGGTGAGCATGTTCACCACGCTCTCGTTCTTGGTGACCACTATCTCACTGCTCTTGAGCACTGAGACGGAACCCGTGAGTGTGGCTTTTTTCTGTGTGCCATAACCTACCACCACAACATTCTCCAGGCTGGAGTCGGCAGCAGACATACTCACATCGATCACGGAACGCGTGCCGATATTTTCTGTAACAGGCTTCATGCCCACATAGGAAAAAATGAGTTGCGTAGCCCGCTGAGGAATGGTGATACTGTAGTTCCCTTCATTGTTGGTAACTACAGAAGTTCTGCCTGTACCCGATGCCACCGTTACGCCGCTCAACGGTTGACTGGATTGTGCATCGGTTACCTTACCTGTTATTGTTTTCTGCTGTGCTGCGGCAAACAGCGGAACAAAGCAGATCAATAGCAGTGCGTATTGTAGAATTTTCATAATACTTTGATATAAGAATTAAGGATTAAATCACATAAGCAGTGTGTTGAAATCGGTTGATGTTGTTAAGGTGGCAGCAGTGGTGTTTCGAATGGCATAGCAGCAGTTTTTCGGGTTAATTAAAAAGTTTGTTTGGTTTAGGTCCCATTTCCAGTTCAAGGGTTCCTCCGTTCATGAGATCCTGGTGTGAGAACCAGAGAGTATGTAAATCTTTTCCGTTAAGGGTTGCTTTCTGGATGTATTTGTTCAGGTCAGAGCAATTATTGGCATTTACTGTGAACTGTTTTCCATTGGTGAGATTGATGCTCACTTTACTGAAGAGCGGGCTGCCGATTGTATACACCGGGTTGCCGGGCGTAAGCGGGTAAAAGCCCATGGCAGAGAACACTACAAAAGCGCTCATCCCTCCCCCATCCTCATCACCGGGAATGCCGAATACATTGTCGCCAAACCATGCATCCAGCAAAAAGCGTATGCGCTTCTGCGTTTTCCATGGAGAGGAAGTGTAATTGTAGAGATAAGGAATATGGAAGCTCGGCTCATTGCCCATGGAGAATTGTCCAACCAGTCCGGTTGCATCGGGGAACGTGGCCCAGAATTCGTATTTCGATCTGCCCAGTCCTTCGCGAAAGAGCTGGTCCAGCTTCTCTTCAAATTTTTCTTTTCCCCCCATCATTTGAATGAGGGCGGGAATATCCTGTTGTACCTGCCACGCATAGGTGTAGCCGTTATTTTCATCGTAGTAATCGCGGCCACCGGGACCTCCTGAGAATTTAGGATCGATATCGATCCAGTTGCCTTTATTGTCCTTCGGCAGGAAGAGTTGTTTTTCAGGATGCCAGAGGTTGTGATAGTTCTTACTGCGCTGGAAGAAGAAACCGGCATCGTCTTTTTTGTTGAGGTCTTTTGCCAGTTCGCTCAGGGCCCAGTCGTCATAACTATGTCCGAGTG
This portion of the Pseudobacter ginsenosidimutans genome encodes:
- a CDS encoding glycoside hydrolase family 71/99-like protein — encoded protein: MIRKLTLALLGIAPMLALCSKSNVEQGKEDKPAVMGQAYDTTGLFFKSYNKLVMAGYQGWFAAEGDGSNRGWYHYQGHGGFYPGNTNVDFWPDITEYTKRYKSPFKFADGTNAYLYSPFDDESVDLHFKWMKDYGIDGVHMQRFLGEVKATNPSGKRHFNTVLGHALKAATKYRRAISVMYDLSGSSSSDMHYLVEDWRELQQLYGLNNNKKQPAYLYHNGKPLVTIWGVGFNDGRKYSIADVSKLVDSIKGKENKYAVMLGVPYYWRTLGSDTEKSSALHELIKKCDIVMPWAVGRFNSQQYNARNVYDDIQWCKTNKVDYVPLVFPGFSWGNMHKDPTIYHQIPRLKGDFLWQQIFGAKDAGAQSLYVAMFDEIDEGTAIFKTALEKNTPLNGDAGLKFVGIENELTSDYYLWLTGQGANWFHGASGYSRAKPVRN
- a CDS encoding RagB/SusD family nutrient uptake outer membrane protein, with product MKTLHKFYCTLIALLLAVSSCHKLDIKPVNVLNDDQIFGSEAGINTYLAQVYRKLPIEDFSYRPAGRDGWGFNLHHEWEHFWHLGAGCGEMVGPWGGLDFAGGFGYWPYADIRAVNYFIETLPRYSDKYVGNKVNELLGEAYFLRAYYYFALVKRYGGIPYITVVQNFPQQTVEELQVPRNKEEECWNFIAEDLDKAWSMMPETSVSGRANKYAAAALKSRAMLYAGSIAKYGSLNFVEGDARAQGFVGIPADKAEDFFNRSWEAAKLLEAKYSLYQKEGDKELNYVMTFLDNNSPENILVRDYSVPGNNAHSWDATFSPRFMTADGLSRAYPTLELVERWGVLNVINPDGTPKRYDDVVTLTQGLEPRLLATVYFPGTTLRGLKFDVRRGIYPSFSGTAAAEVAKPDNQRNMFTASGQDAKYNDEMQIIGMTGISTSTDQWTRTGFYVRKYIDFRRPQSEVGLFTSTTHWIEFRYAEVLLNRAEAAVETGKTEDAMNCINLLRTRGGGATLSQGEVTVESVRNERCKELAFENHYWWDIRRWRTADVILNNQRFKGLLPYYVYDEKKFIMLREQETFGRNYNFEKRAYYEPIPGGELAKNPNLYPNNPNY
- a CDS encoding DUF3823 domain-containing protein, which produces MKQLITMAGLLMVLGFTSCLKKDNLDGPNASLEGNFFVAGTKNNFQTATGSIQVKLEQLSWSETPAPQEIPSKIDGTYKNSKLFGGHYRVTPYGGAFWPVLPIEIDISGGTKQDFELTPYTEINNFTVQLDTTTLKLRFDISAPVEAGMPTITEIQPYLNTTSMVGPGASIYEFSDMKKITVNKEWADMTPADKSPEITIEGLLPGRIFYVRVGVRYNDSYKSSNLSNIIQIKVDQK
- a CDS encoding SusC/RagA family TonB-linked outer membrane protein, coding for MKILQYALLLICFVPLFAAAQQKTITGKVTDAQSSQPLSGVTVASGTGRTSVVTNNEGNYSITIPQRATQLIFSYVGMKPVTENIGTRSVIDVSMSAADSSLENVVVVGYGTQKKATLTGSVSVLKSSEIVVTKNESVVNMLTGKIPGLRMVQRTAEPGGYENTYDIRGFGSAPLVVIDGVPRGGFEKMDPNEIESISVLKDAAAAVYGVRAANGVILITTKKGNRNGKFDINYSVNLALQQFLGMPEGVGPLDFMMLSNEKAKRAFANNFISNVKPAYSYEDMLPWMEGRFQATDWIGSTFNKTAPQVQHNLNISGGTDKASYFFNVGYMKQDGVLKTNDINYNRYNFRSNINLKITNGLRAQALVSGHIDEKYQPYQEMWTLFKYTWSMIPIKQAFANGNPLYPSVIDDNANPLVITDADKVGFRKRTQKNIQAQLSLEYDIPYVKGLKARGMFNYGYNIDDNSEYKKSYTLYTYEPDLDVYHASTVNNPPNLLRQYYNNQSTLSQLGLNYANTFAGDHNVTAMALFEESYSKGDNIFASRNMLLPVDYLFGGEDEKEKGSTYPNGVSEVVTQAVVGRATYDFRGKYLAEFTFRYDGSNKYKPGANQWGFFPGFFAGWVVSREPWFDKLVNPKYISNLKIRGSYGITGDDGTTGFQYIDGFNYPTINPNDNSIYGYLFNGQFIKGSAMRDAVNPNLTWFTAHTSNIGLEFTTLNGKLDVVAEVYRRDRKGLPARKTVAIPGTAGIELAQENLDSDRTQGWELQLTHRNRINDFGINITGNFSQARTQMLDVIQGRAGNEFENWKSQRSNRFTNIWWGKDYAGQFTSYEQIYNHKVNTGGGNNNVIPGDYYYQDWNEDGVIDGRDDHPIATRDIPLVNFGLTIGVTWKGIDFSALFAGVTGVNIMYEEQFLEPLMYDRSALTQFLNSWHTVNPDDNVFDPNTKWVPGKYPAMGSPKPEGTKAVQDGSYVRLKSIELGYTLPQSLLKRISMKNCRFYVNAYNLLTFTKLRNSDPEHPGQQPDAGFQYGLGGYKYPLNRTFNVGASITF